In the genome of Neoarius graeffei isolate fNeoGra1 chromosome 27, fNeoGra1.pri, whole genome shotgun sequence, one region contains:
- the aplnr2 gene encoding LOW QUALITY PROTEIN: apelin receptor 2 (The sequence of the model RefSeq protein was modified relative to this genomic sequence to represent the inferred CDS: inserted 5 bases in 3 codons; substituted 1 base at 1 genomic stop codon), with protein MSESDWPLASPSPTQCDYGEWSATQVLIPAIYILACVIGTFGNAFVLFAYLNGHGTWPWKIRSNNKSESSSSSCSVTESLIVSLALADLAFVTTLPLWAVYTTLDYHWPFDSFLCQVSSYLVTLNMYASVFSLAGLSVEGYCVIKQHKSKNLAPVRAWYIVGYVWTSTSVLALPTLLLWTVREVKGHXDWQADGEHNNSSPQCLCDMDYSSLVXSQEQAKVMXSALLGLKSTVLGFLLPLIVLLLCYCSMVHFLSRHFCLGPHANHQRKLLHIVITLVLAFFLCWLPFHANITLSDSVELEILPYSCSFDCWXVHPYAISLAYMNSCLNPLLYVCCDPAFCQQCKHEVKLVWPRPEGEWDDAEVRETGTRDDLEEDTIQRDAGHRSKTQNFNCSM; from the exons ATGTCGGAGTCAGATTGGCCTCTTGCTTCTCCTTCTCCCACACAGTGTGACTATGGAGAATGGAGTGCTACTCAAGTGCTGATTCCAGCTATTTATATCCTAGCCTGTGTCATTGGTACATTTGGAAATGCCTTTGTGCTCTTCGCATATCTGAACGGTCATGGAACATGGCCATGGAAGATTAGGAGCAACAACAAATCTGAATCTTCCTCCTCTTCGTGTTCTGTAACAGAGTCTCTGATTGTCAGTTTGGCCCTGGCTGACCTTGCTTTTGTCACTACTCTCCCTTTGTGGGCAGTCTACACAACCCTGGACTATCACTGGCCATTTGACAGCTTCCTTTGCCAAGTGAGCAGCTACCTGGTGACACTGAACATGTATGCCAGTGTGTTCTCTCTGGCTGGACTCAGTGTTGAGGGCTACTGTGTGATAAAACAACACAAGTCCAAGAACCTAGCACCAGTTAGGGCATGGTACATTGTCGGGTATGTGTGGACATCAACCAGTGTCCTTGCACTTCCCACTCTACTTCTATGGACTGTCCGAGAGGTCAAGGGACA CGATTGGCAAGCTGATGGTGAACACAATAATAGTAGTCCGCAGTGCTTGTGTGACATGGACTATTCTAGTTTGGT ATCACAAGAGCAAGCCAAGGTGATGTAGTCAGCACTGCTAGGTTTGAAGTCTACTGTCCTGGGTTTCCTTCTTCCTCTTATTGTGCTGCTGCTTTGCTACTGCTCCATGGTGCATTTCTTGTCCCGCCATTTTTGTCTTGGACCTCATGCCAATCACCAGCGCAAGCTCCTGCACATTGTTATTACCCTCGTGTTGGCCTTTTTCCTCTGTTGGCTCCCTTTCCATGCCAATATAACTTTGTCAGATTCGGTTGAACTTGAAATTTTACCCTATTCCTGCAGCTTTGACTGCT CTGTCCACCCTTATGCAATCAGCCTAGCATACATGAATAGTTGCCTGAACCCACTGCTCTATGTCTGCTGTGACCCAGCCTTCTGTCAACAATGCAAACATGAAGTCAAACTTGTTTGGCCAAGACCTGAGGGGGAATGGGATGATGCAGAAGTGAGAGAGACTGGAACAAGGGATGATCTGGAAGAGGATACAATTCAGAGAGATGCAGGACACAGATCCAAAACACAAAACTTTAACTGCAGCATGTAG